From Colias croceus chromosome Z, ilColCroc2.1:
TAATATAAGATTAATTGCGTCCTAGACATTTCTACCAAGTTTATTTGTCTTCCTACCGGAGTCTCCGGTTTCGCTTTCCCCTTCTCCATCGTCATCATCTGAATCAATCTCGCTGACGATCAGAATCTCTTTCACATTCTGCACATCGCGATGTCCATCATCGGATACGATGCTCTGCGAATCATCAGTATGGTATTGTTCATCTTCAGCAATCACTTTGACCGCTTCGTGAATCTCGCGCTCCGCCACACTTTGAAAGGCGGTTTGAGCCTCCACGGCGACTGCAGCCGGATCTTGCACTATTTCTTGAACTTCTTCCTCGTTATTCTCAATAACTTCTTCTTCGCCGACCACGAATATCGGAATGGGTTCATTAGGCTTATGTAGCTTGGCGGGAGTGGCACCATCATCATCGCCTGAACTCATCTTCGAATCTGcgacaaaataaattatctcaGTTGTTGTTATTCTTctctttataattatgtgCGAGGTCCATTGAGATactattactacgtatggagacgacaccgcctacatcacttatgttccgctcaacataggTCAAATGGCCTCTCTGCATTCAGTTGCATTAGCGCGATGGTCGCGTTCATGTCTTGTTTGTTACAAAGCAAAAAACCATGAAACTCATCATATTATATGCTTTTGCTtatgttacgatattgcactaATAATTCAAGTAATCAGGCAAAGTGCAAAGAAATAATTCTTCATCGGTAATTAACAagataatcatttttaaaacttggttcgagcaaaatttttggcggacGCCATTTTACGTCATTTGCCATAGACTCAAGATTTAAGAAATGGCATTTAGTATGAAAGATTTTTAGttagtaggtaatattacATGACGTTCATTTTTATAgtggaaaataataattttacacatttagaaaatattgtactgtggatattatttgaaaaaaggttaaaacatgaaaatatgaaaataaattaccgacatattatttttttttaaatagattgattttaattgaaaagtttttaattgataagtttattaataatttatttattagattaattatattttttgttacattgattGTTCTTAATTGGTAATAGTTAGAACATTTACGAAGTTTCGCCTCTATGGCGGTGAGTCGATAACCCCacgccgccgcgcttggcgcacagattttctTCGTAGTGTCTCCTCTTTATGTAGTAATAATAACTCAATCGTGAAGTCGTTTAAGGGCTGCAATTTTTCAacccttggttaaaacttatttcatCGAATAACCTATAaaacaaccatttcaaaaatgtattctaatgtccgtatttgacagttttcaggtgacattttaaaaagttcgtgtaatactttaatggacggataaattttaaccaaagattgaaaaatcgcGCTTAAATTAACTATGTTCAAACATTCGCAAATGTATTTCCTACTTCATAGaagttaattgttttttaaataaaattatgaaataatttaaaaatagaaatcgCAAATCAAAGtcttaatattcattaaaaaaaaagggaTGTATCGCAGCTGCGCGCGCCGGCTCATCGATTGATTCGTCGCTCTACGCGTTACACGGTTGCTTAGCAACAACTTGTTCAAAATGGCGGCT
This genomic window contains:
- the LOC123705538 gene encoding histone chaperone ASF1-like isoform X1, which codes for MSSGDDDGATPAKLHKPNEPIPIFVVGEEEVIENNEEEVQEIVQDPAAVAVEAQTAFQSVAEREIHEAVKVIAEDEQYHTDDSQSIVSDDGHRDVQNVKEILIVSEIDSDDDDGEGESETGDSDDEYEPYGDHDSQIDVDKMKTVLIVSELDSDDDSFCDGGSENSDDNDGLPPEWQMNCQPGAAPIYYHIPSGAVTNVRPRVHGTKVKLQILQFLLHLLQILTFAANLMSEIHLHAFDRY
- the LOC123705538 gene encoding histone chaperone ASF1-like isoform X3 codes for the protein MSSGDDDGATPAKLHKPNEPIPIFVVGEEEVIENNEEEVQEIVQDPAAVAVEAQTAFQSVAEREIHEAVKVIAEDEQYHTDDSQSIVSDDGHRDVQNVKEILIVSEIDSDDDDGEGESETGDSDDEYEPYGDHDSQIDVDKMKTVLIVSELDSDDDSFCDGGSENSDEVGESVYYLEDLSAVQYFVLKEFDTIEG
- the LOC123705538 gene encoding histone chaperone ASF1-like isoform X2 gives rise to the protein MSSGDDDGATPAKLHKPNEPIPIFVVGEEEVIENNEEEVQEIVQDPAAVAVEAQTAFQSVAEREIHEAVKVIAEDEQYHTDDSQSIVSDDGHRDVQNVKEILIVSEIDSDDDDGEGESETGDSDDEYEPYGDHDSQIDVDKMKTVLIVSELDSDDDSFCDGGSENSDDNDGLPPEWQMNCQPGAAPIYYHIPSGAVTNVRPRVHGTKNKNSSNLGYEINEEE